Within Rhododendron vialii isolate Sample 1 chromosome 12a, ASM3025357v1, the genomic segment TTGATCCAAAAGGATGAATGGCGGGTAGGGCTGAATAACAAAGGATGGAGGGGGTGGCAGCCTTGGCGAAGGTTGGGCCGGACGACGTAGTGCACTAGTATTCCATAGGGACGAGCGTTTGAACCAGAGAGCATTATCAGTAGCGAGAGCCTGAGCTATTCCAGGTGTGAAGGACTCGCCAGAAAAGACAGTTGCATTCCGAGATTTCCAAATAGCCCAGAGCATGCCAATGTAGTTGAAAAATCGGTCTTGCTCATGTGGGGAAGCAGTCAAACAGATAATCCCATCCAATAACCATGTTTTAAAGCATGATGGCTGGGTAGGAATTCGAAACGTAGAAGTAGTCCAAAGTGGTTGAGTGACCggacatgaaaaaaaaagatgctCCAGGCTTTCATCCTCGCAGAGGCATAAGGGGCAGGTGGGAGAGAGATGGTGGAGCCGAGAGCAGAGATTGAGCTTGACAGGTAAAATACCTCTCACACACTTCCAAAGGAAAATTTTGAGACGTTCGGAAAGAGCAAGGCGCCACACAATTGTCCAGATATTAACCCCATTATGAAGGTGTTGCGAATCCAGTCTGGAGGGGGAGGCTTTTTGCTGATCATAAAGAGTCTAATAGCCCGATTTAGAAGAGTATTGGCCCGAGGGAGTATAGGGCCACACCCGCCGATCTGGGCTTGGGGCAGAAGGTCTCACTTGGAATATTGCTAAAATCCGTGCTATCATGGGTTGGGGCATGGGTTCGTTTCTGCAGACTTATTGAATTATcaaatagtatttcatttttaggattaaaaaaaatagtatttcatattccattaacaaaaacaaacaaaataggaGGCCTGTAACGCCTCGATTTTTTGGGAAcgttagattaaaaaaaattctaacatttATTAAATAGAAATGAATATAAGGTCATTACAAACTCCATAAATccacaaattcaaaattcatcTATTTAACAGATAGAGGTGGGCTCCAAGGTAATCTATTTTTCGTATCCTTCTTCCTTCTCAGCAAGTCTCCGATCAGCACCGTACTCT encodes:
- the LOC131309596 gene encoding uncharacterized protein LOC131309596; protein product: MGSIKLVGGIMTRVCVCEHESPMKSEMQKASPSRLDSQHLHNGVNIWTIVWRLALSERLKIFLWKCVRGILPVKLNLCSRLHHLSPTCPLCLCEDESLEHLFFSCPVTQPLWTTSTFRIPTQPSCFKTWLLDGIICLTASPHEQDRFFNYIGMLWAIWKSRNATVFSGESFTPGIAQALATDNALWFKRSSLWNTSALRRPAQPSPRLPPPPSFVIQPYPPFILLDQRVAHITVDGAWKEGSSKSGLGFQAYDPNGNIIQQCSVSCCSSTPLQTELMALLLAVTWALHHHFNVIFLYSDCLNAILQLAGRSEPHYADVFLLHNLRQELSKLDFCRLSKVDRKDAHPAHCLAKRALQSSSTFPAARGIPFWTGATTGHFFLFI